The Nitrospirota bacterium genome has a window encoding:
- a CDS encoding vitamin B12-dependent ribonucleotide reductase: MKSTAAAIGLTPNALKVLEKRYLKKDEEGKVVEAPADLFRRVAKTIARADMMYGKSEADVLLLEEEFYHMMTSLDFLPNSPTLMNAGRKLGQLSACFVLPVGDSMESIFDAVKHTAIIHKSGGGTGFSFSNLRPGGDIVGSTKGVSSGPVSFMTVFDTATEAVKQGGTRRGANMGILRVDHPDVLNFITAKDDNSRFNNFNISIAITDRFMQAVKDDTDYELVNPRTKNVVRSLKAREVFDLIVNHAWKNGEPGIVFIDRINASNPTPKVGEIESTNPCGEQPLLPYESCNLGSINLSMMVTEGKVNYQKLKKTVWKSVHFLDNVIDVNKYPIQKIAEMTRANRKIGLGVMGWADMLIMMGVPYNSPQAIELAKEVMGFIQKEGKNASSALAEDRGVFPNYAESIYDGKMKIRNATVTTIAPTGTLSILATCSSGVEPLFAVSYVRNVMEGTKLLEINPYFEKVAKERGFWSRDLMEKIADKGSLHDFDEIPEDVKAVFVTAHDIKPVEHVAMQAAFQEFVDNAVSKTVNFSHSATPKDVENVYLLAYQQNCKGVTVYRDGSRDEQVLSTGKTGAKQAEPQPTETKIVPRKRPDAIIGETRTMNTGCGTIYVTVNEDENGHLFELFTHMGKAGGCASSQAEAIGRLVSLALRSNIEPDVIIKQLKGITCHNQTWANGGKITSCSDAIAKALEKYMEKGTKGNGNGGDKHHRENVFIGQCPECGGTVEHEGGCAVCHSCGFTKCA; the protein is encoded by the coding sequence ATGAAGAGCACAGCGGCAGCGATCGGACTTACCCCAAATGCATTAAAGGTCCTGGAAAAGAGATACCTGAAAAAAGACGAGGAAGGCAAGGTCGTCGAAGCACCAGCGGACCTTTTCAGGAGGGTTGCAAAGACCATTGCGCGCGCTGATATGATGTACGGGAAGTCGGAAGCTGATGTCCTGTTGCTCGAAGAAGAGTTCTATCACATGATGACCTCCCTCGATTTTCTCCCAAACAGCCCAACACTCATGAATGCCGGAAGAAAGTTAGGCCAGCTCTCCGCATGCTTTGTGCTTCCTGTCGGAGATTCCATGGAGTCCATATTCGATGCGGTAAAGCACACTGCCATCATCCATAAGTCAGGCGGCGGCACCGGCTTCAGCTTCTCGAATCTCAGACCAGGCGGCGATATTGTCGGCTCCACAAAAGGCGTATCATCAGGGCCCGTGTCGTTCATGACCGTATTTGACACGGCAACCGAGGCGGTGAAGCAGGGCGGCACCCGGAGAGGTGCAAACATGGGGATACTCCGTGTTGACCATCCTGATGTCCTCAACTTCATCACTGCCAAGGACGACAATTCCCGGTTCAACAACTTCAACATCTCGATCGCCATAACCGACCGTTTCATGCAGGCGGTCAAGGACGATACAGACTATGAACTGGTCAATCCCAGGACAAAGAACGTGGTCAGGTCGCTCAAGGCACGCGAGGTCTTTGACCTCATCGTCAACCATGCCTGGAAAAACGGCGAACCCGGCATTGTCTTTATCGACAGGATCAACGCCTCGAACCCCACGCCAAAGGTCGGGGAGATCGAGTCAACAAACCCCTGCGGCGAGCAGCCGCTTCTGCCGTATGAGTCCTGCAACCTCGGCTCGATCAACCTCTCGATGATGGTAACTGAGGGCAAGGTCAACTATCAGAAGCTGAAGAAGACGGTCTGGAAGTCAGTACATTTCCTCGACAATGTGATCGACGTGAACAAATATCCTATTCAGAAGATCGCCGAGATGACGCGGGCCAACAGAAAGATCGGCCTTGGGGTCATGGGCTGGGCTGACATGCTGATCATGATGGGCGTCCCGTACAATTCCCCCCAGGCCATAGAACTCGCAAAAGAGGTGATGGGCTTTATCCAGAAAGAAGGCAAAAACGCATCGTCTGCACTTGCTGAAGACAGGGGCGTATTCCCGAATTATGCTGAGAGCATCTATGACGGCAAGATGAAGATCAGGAATGCAACCGTCACGACGATCGCCCCTACAGGCACGCTCTCGATCCTCGCTACCTGCTCATCAGGCGTTGAGCCGCTCTTTGCCGTCTCCTATGTAAGGAACGTCATGGAGGGCACCAAGCTCCTTGAGATCAACCCGTATTTTGAGAAGGTGGCAAAGGAGCGTGGATTCTGGTCCAGGGACCTGATGGAAAAGATAGCGGACAAGGGCTCGCTCCACGACTTTGACGAGATACCCGAGGATGTAAAGGCGGTCTTTGTGACTGCTCACGACATCAAGCCGGTCGAGCATGTTGCCATGCAGGCGGCATTTCAGGAGTTTGTGGACAACGCAGTCTCCAAGACCGTGAACTTCTCCCATAGTGCAACGCCCAAGGATGTTGAGAATGTTTATCTGCTTGCGTACCAGCAGAATTGTAAAGGTGTGACCGTGTACCGCGACGGCTCACGCGATGAGCAGGTGCTCTCGACCGGCAAGACAGGGGCAAAGCAGGCAGAGCCTCAGCCGACAGAGACAAAGATCGTCCCCAGAAAGCGGCCTGATGCGATCATCGGCGAGACCCGCACCATGAACACCGGCTGCGGCACGATCTATGTGACCGTGAACGAGGATGAAAACGGCCATCTCTTTGAGCTCTTCACGCATATGGGCAAGGCAGGAGGCTGCGCCTCAAGCCAGGCAGAAGCGATCGGCAGACTGGTAAGCCTTGCGCTCCGTTCCAACATCGAGCCTGACGTGATCATCAAGCAGCTCAAGGGCATCACCTGCCACAACCAGACCTGGGCAAACGGCGGCAAGATCACCTCATGCTCTGATGCCATAGCAAAGGCCCTCGAAAAGTATATGGAAAAGGGGACCAAGGGCAACGGCAACGGCGGCGACAAGCACCATAGAGAGAATGTCTTTATCGGCCAGTGTCCGGAATGCGGCGGCACAGTCGAGCACGAAGGCGGCTGCGCAGTCTGCCACAGCTGCGGCTTCACCAAGTGCGCATAG
- a CDS encoding nucleotidyltransferase domain-containing protein: protein MKARLVSNKAAATRTIERTSLSASVRNAAARSNTKAAARSAIAAALPSAHNNVDPIEDLTRIKRYFRERAEVSALYLFGSFSRDKVNAESDIDIAVLIDESQLKGKNFESLKNRYYAASPSFSLRPVDIVILNTAPTFLKYQVLKTGKVLFDRKRKLRVHFTERAIIEYLDFKPLQDICLNGVSKRIRRANNG from the coding sequence GTGAAAGCGAGATTAGTAAGCAATAAAGCGGCGGCGACAAGAACCATAGAGAGAACGTCTTTATCGGCCAGTGTCCGGAATGCGGCGGCACGGTCGAACACGAAGGCGGCTGCGCGGTCTGCCATAGCTGCGGCTTTACCAAGTGCGCATAACAACGTGGATCCCATAGAGGATTTAACAAGGATAAAGCGGTATTTCAGGGAAAGGGCCGAAGTTTCGGCCCTTTATCTTTTCGGCAGCTTCAGCAGGGATAAGGTTAATGCCGAGAGCGATATCGACATCGCCGTACTGATCGACGAATCACAGCTGAAGGGAAAGAACTTTGAGTCTTTGAAAAATCGCTATTATGCAGCGTCTCCTTCCTTTTCGCTGCGGCCTGTTGATATCGTGATCCTGAACACTGCGCCTACCTTCCTTAAGTATCAGGTGCTGAAAACCGGGAAAGTCCTCTTTGACAGAAAGCGAAAGCTTAGGGTCCACTTTACTGAACGGGCGATAATCGAATACCTTGATTTCAAACCACTTCAGGACATCTGCCTCAATGGGGTTTCAAAGCGCATCAGGAGGGCAAACAATGGTTGA
- a CDS encoding DUF86 domain-containing protein, with translation MVDRPLVLRKIEKIEIYLGAIRARKDPGIAAFQKDSDLQSIILFNLIQAIQACSDIAAHILSDAGWEVPGSQAAIFETMTKKKVIGPQLSKKMIQMAGFRNRIVHEYEKIDLKIVHRVWQKKSKDLDSFCRAVVKKFGL, from the coding sequence ATGGTTGATAGACCTCTCGTATTGAGAAAAATAGAAAAGATCGAGATATACCTTGGAGCAATAAGGGCCAGAAAAGATCCAGGGATTGCAGCATTCCAGAAAGACAGTGACCTCCAAAGTATCATACTCTTCAACCTAATCCAGGCTATTCAGGCATGCAGCGATATAGCAGCGCATATTCTGAGCGACGCCGGATGGGAAGTTCCGGGCTCTCAGGCAGCGATATTCGAGACCATGACAAAGAAAAAAGTGATCGGCCCGCAGCTGTCGAAGAAGATGATCCAGATGGCAGGGTTCAGAAATAGGATCGTGCATGAATACGAAAAGATCGACCTGAAGATCGTCCACAGGGTATGGCAAAAAAAAAGCAAAGACCTTGATTCGTTCTGCAGGGCAGTGGTTAAGAAATTTGGATTGTAG
- a CDS encoding RelA/SpoT domain-containing protein, whose translation MITIEQLRKDYESSRVLYTDFLKEISNQLKTILENHGVTKIAEISQRVKGFDSIEQNIRNLKFASTIPEHLAQVKDLAGIRIALLFKRYIDPICSSIEAHFEIQKKKYIFHEDDQFGYKSVHYEVRLKRAACMPDIFDKFGNLIAEIQVRTLSQHLWAAASHYMNYKERKDVGKDLLRPLSRMAALLELIDEEYDRLLNQKEEYLIKADISDSLETLNVDLLSKILNEEFPDSKGFALDENMSSILADLFLFEVKTVKDFRNLLNKQKTKVLELKEVAFKIIRDAEPDVAPDAIDFSIQVIIRKMLDFEFSKEDRWGFFEKVSRLPAGTVGKLISTMEGEEGEK comes from the coding sequence GTGATTACCATTGAACAGCTCAGAAAAGATTACGAATCCAGCCGTGTCCTGTATACGGATTTTTTAAAAGAAATTAGTAATCAGCTTAAGACAATACTTGAAAATCATGGTGTGACAAAAATAGCAGAAATTAGTCAACGGGTTAAAGGGTTTGATTCAATTGAACAAAATATCCGCAACTTAAAATTTGCGTCTACAATTCCCGAACACTTAGCGCAGGTAAAGGATTTAGCCGGAATCAGGATTGCTTTATTGTTTAAAAGGTATATCGATCCAATATGCTCCTCAATTGAAGCACATTTCGAGATTCAGAAAAAGAAATACATATTTCATGAAGATGATCAATTTGGATATAAATCTGTGCATTATGAGGTACGTTTGAAACGGGCTGCTTGTATGCCTGACATCTTTGACAAGTTTGGCAATCTAATTGCAGAAATTCAAGTTAGGACGCTATCACAACATTTATGGGCGGCTGCCTCTCACTATATGAATTACAAAGAGAGAAAAGATGTTGGCAAGGATCTTCTGCGGCCTCTCAGCAGAATGGCTGCACTCTTGGAGCTAATTGACGAGGAGTATGATCGCTTATTGAATCAGAAAGAAGAGTATCTAATAAAGGCTGATATTAGTGATTCCTTAGAGACTCTCAATGTAGATTTGCTTTCAAAGATACTTAATGAAGAATTCCCGGATTCTAAGGGTTTTGCGTTGGATGAAAATATGAGTAGCATATTGGCCGATTTATTCCTCTTTGAAGTGAAGACAGTGAAGGACTTTCGAAATCTTCTAAATAAGCAGAAGACGAAGGTTCTTGAACTTAAGGAAGTCGCCTTCAAAATAATCCGTGATGCTGAACCCGATGTAGCGCCTGACGCAATAGATTTCTCGATACAGGTCATTATAAGAAAAATGCTTGATTTTGAATTTAGCAAAGAAGATAGATGGGGATTTTTTGAGAAAGTAAGTAGGCTACCAGCCGGAACTGTGGGAAAGCTTATTTCCACTATGGAAGGCGAAGAAGGAGAAAAATAA
- a CDS encoding AbrB/MazE/SpoVT family DNA-binding domain-containing protein, which yields MSFITKKGQVTIPKPFREKLHIQEGDSLDFEMRDDVLIIKKRTRKSILSLGGIAQGRKVGKGDERAFTRKVIAEKIAKEGSKHG from the coding sequence ATGTCATTCATAACAAAAAAAGGACAGGTTACCATTCCCAAACCGTTCAGGGAAAAACTCCACATACAGGAAGGCGACAGCCTCGACTTTGAAATGCGCGACGATGTCCTGATAATAAAGAAACGGACAAGAAAATCCATATTAAGTCTTGGCGGCATTGCACAGGGAAGAAAAGTCGGCAAAGGAGATGAAAGAGCATTCACCCGGAAAGTCATAGCCGAAAAGATTGCAAAAGAAGGCTCCAAACATGGATGA
- a CDS encoding PIN domain-containing protein, whose protein sequence is MDDPVFVDTNAFLRFFVRDVEPFYLKAKELFEKADKGSVKLETSDLVIAEIVLVLESYYAFSRAEIQRVIDTILETRNIKVANQSRITEAARHYSSGKIDFIDAYNIAYMKAKNYSKIATFDVKHFKNVEGLKLVL, encoded by the coding sequence ATGGATGATCCTGTCTTTGTCGACACCAATGCATTCCTCAGATTCTTTGTGCGGGACGTGGAGCCGTTCTATCTTAAGGCAAAGGAGCTTTTTGAAAAGGCGGACAAGGGATCTGTAAAACTCGAAACAAGCGATCTCGTGATTGCAGAAATTGTTTTGGTCCTTGAATCGTATTATGCCTTTTCAAGGGCGGAGATACAGCGAGTGATCGATACGATCCTTGAAACAAGAAACATCAAGGTTGCCAACCAGTCAAGAATTACCGAGGCAGCCCGTCACTATTCATCGGGCAAGATCGATTTTATCGATGCATACAATATCGCCTATATGAAAGCGAAAAATTACTCTAAGATTGCAACATTCGATGTAAAGCACTTTAAAAATGTCGAGGGGCTGAAACTTGTCTTGTAG
- a CDS encoding FprA family A-type flavoprotein produces the protein MTSEIQLNDKIYWIGVNDRQTALFEELWPIPHGVAYNSYMILDDKVAIIDAVKDISMDRYLEKIRSLLGERKKIDYLIVNHIEPDHSGGIKILREAFPDMAIVGNKKTLDLLTHFYGIKDNVRQVEDGDSLDLGSCRLKFFLTPMVHWPETMMTYEETRKVLFSGDAFGGFGSLDDGIFDDEIKDLQFYEDEMLRYFTNVIAKYSVMVQKAIAKIKDLEISMVASTHGPVWRTRPRHAIELYDSWSRQDAEAGVVIVYASMYGNTEKMMEAIGHALAAEKPGTIKIHNVSRTHPSYILADIWRYKAIVLGSPTYNMGVFPLMDHLLRLIENKGLKDRIVGLFGSYGWSGGGIKELTDLAGRMKWQLMEPVIEVNCSPTEEDLQNCSRLGANIAQRLRI, from the coding sequence ATGACTTCTGAGATACAACTGAACGACAAGATATACTGGATCGGGGTCAATGACCGGCAGACCGCCCTGTTCGAAGAGCTCTGGCCCATACCGCATGGCGTGGCGTACAACTCGTACATGATCCTTGACGATAAGGTGGCGATCATCGATGCAGTAAAGGACATCTCCATGGACCGGTACCTGGAGAAGATCAGGAGCCTGCTGGGTGAGAGAAAGAAGATCGACTATCTGATCGTCAACCATATCGAGCCTGACCATTCAGGCGGCATAAAAATACTGCGTGAGGCCTTTCCTGATATGGCGATCGTGGGCAACAAAAAGACCTTGGACCTGCTCACCCATTTCTACGGCATCAAAGATAATGTCAGGCAGGTGGAAGACGGCGACAGTCTCGATCTTGGAAGCTGCAGGCTGAAATTCTTTCTGACCCCCATGGTCCACTGGCCAGAGACCATGATGACCTATGAAGAGACCCGCAAGGTCCTTTTCTCCGGTGATGCCTTCGGCGGCTTCGGAAGTCTTGATGACGGCATCTTTGATGACGAGATCAAAGACCTGCAGTTTTACGAAGACGAGATGCTCAGGTATTTCACGAATGTGATCGCCAAATACAGCGTTATGGTGCAGAAGGCGATAGCAAAGATAAAGGACCTGGAGATCAGCATGGTCGCCTCGACCCACGGCCCTGTCTGGAGAACACGGCCCAGGCATGCCATAGAACTGTACGACAGTTGGTCCCGGCAGGATGCTGAAGCAGGCGTGGTGATCGTGTACGCCTCGATGTACGGCAATACAGAGAAGATGATGGAGGCGATCGGCCATGCCCTTGCCGCTGAAAAACCGGGCACCATCAAGATCCATAATGTCTCCCGTACGCACCCTTCATACATCCTCGCCGATATCTGGCGCTATAAGGCAATTGTCCTCGGAAGCCCGACCTATAACATGGGGGTCTTTCCGCTCATGGACCATCTTCTCCGCCTGATCGAAAACAAGGGATTGAAGGACCGCATTGTTGGCCTGTTCGGCTCGTATGGCTGGAGCGGAGGTGGGATCAAGGAACTGACCGATCTCGCCGGGCGGATGAAATGGCAGCTCATGGAGCCTGTTATAGAGGTGAACTGCTCCCCGACTGAAGAAGATCTGCAGAACTGCAGTCGTCTCGGCGCAAATATCGCACAAAGGTTACGTATATGA
- a CDS encoding AEC family transporter, translating into MQDILFPFGLIILAGVACRRFRVGGIHADSLRQGINVMVLNIFLPALCIKTLYTSSIDIETILIPATAIITTLSTLAIAVAVYTLLGRIMHLTPQEKGILVISAAFGNVTYLGLPVLTGLYGPGAAKYALFYDLLATTPVLWLAGASLAARYGENQKMTIREAIRTIISLPPIWGIACGITLKLAGIPLPVFFLKALDMLGGLVVPLMIFSIGLALTLPRVSHAYAIIPAVVIKMVLSPFISFMAARSLGLQGQALSSTLLEGAMPTMVLSLLIASRFKLDVALSAFIIVVTTVLSFFTLPIAVHFTGLLVQ; encoded by the coding sequence ATGCAGGATATCCTTTTTCCCTTTGGTCTGATCATCCTGGCAGGCGTAGCCTGCAGGAGGTTCAGGGTCGGCGGCATCCACGCTGACTCCCTGCGCCAGGGCATCAATGTCATGGTGCTGAACATCTTTCTCCCTGCCCTCTGCATAAAGACGCTCTATACCTCCAGCATCGATATCGAGACGATCCTGATCCCGGCCACCGCGATAATAACAACGCTCTCAACGCTGGCCATTGCGGTCGCGGTCTATACGCTGCTCGGCAGGATAATGCATCTCACGCCGCAGGAAAAGGGGATTCTTGTCATTTCGGCTGCGTTTGGAAATGTCACCTATCTCGGGCTTCCGGTACTGACCGGCCTGTATGGTCCTGGAGCTGCTAAATACGCCCTCTTCTACGACCTTCTGGCAACAACACCGGTCCTCTGGCTTGCAGGCGCGTCGCTTGCGGCCCGGTATGGTGAGAACCAGAAAATGACCATACGGGAAGCAATTAGGACGATCATCTCGCTACCGCCTATCTGGGGCATAGCCTGCGGCATTACGCTTAAGCTCGCCGGCATTCCTCTTCCTGTTTTTTTTCTAAAAGCACTCGATATGCTTGGAGGCCTTGTGGTTCCGCTGATGATCTTCAGCATCGGACTGGCGCTTACTCTCCCGAGAGTGAGTCACGCGTATGCCATCATCCCTGCAGTGGTGATCAAGATGGTTCTCTCGCCGTTCATCTCGTTCATGGCAGCACGCTCTCTCGGTCTGCAGGGGCAGGCCCTTTCTTCCACCCTGCTGGAGGGCGCCATGCCGACCATGGTACTTTCACTGCTGATCGCATCGCGGTTCAAGCTCGATGTCGCCTTGTCCGCCTTCATAATCGTGGTAACAACGGTTCTTTCCTTTTTTACCCTGCCGATTGCGGTCCATTTCACCGGTCTGCTGGTACAGTAA
- a CDS encoding response regulator, whose translation MFRILLAEDNKDNQAVCRRMLEGAGYEIAIANNGREAVEAFTRSSYDLILMDLQMPEMDGIEATAEIRRLDSGRRVPIIAFTALPADPHRRACLDQGMNDFLNKPCDEQILRACLEHWLEMRPVILFVDDMKESRRLLKHYLKETPYALLFAKNGIEAIAAVRKDDRISLILMDMEMPVMDGYTAARSIRSMTGSDEIPIIAMTAHEGHHEVQKCLRAGCTGYLSKPVTRQSIMKALSDHLRPETVLHRNRVQEDFESDVVEIDPDIAELVPGFLNNRKADTEKIRKLLEQENFGEIRVIGHSMAGSAGGYGFPEIGKMGKAIEAAALTSRTEDIRKANSMLAGYLRTVTVVEKKN comes from the coding sequence ATGTTCAGGATACTCCTTGCTGAAGACAATAAGGACAACCAGGCAGTCTGCCGGAGGATGCTTGAAGGGGCAGGGTACGAAATCGCCATTGCCAATAACGGCAGGGAGGCAGTAGAGGCCTTTACGAGATCGTCCTATGACCTCATTCTGATGGACCTTCAGATGCCTGAAATGGACGGCATTGAGGCAACTGCAGAGATCAGACGTCTTGACAGCGGCAGGAGAGTTCCCATTATCGCATTCACGGCGCTACCTGCAGACCCTCACCGGCGGGCATGTCTTGATCAGGGCATGAATGATTTTCTGAACAAGCCCTGTGATGAGCAGATACTCAGGGCCTGTCTGGAACATTGGCTTGAGATGAGACCGGTGATCCTCTTTGTTGACGACATGAAGGAGAGCAGGCGGCTGCTGAAACATTACCTGAAGGAAACCCCCTATGCGTTACTCTTTGCAAAGAACGGCATCGAGGCGATTGCTGCAGTCAGGAAAGATGACCGCATATCCCTGATCCTGATGGATATGGAGATGCCGGTTATGGATGGGTACACAGCCGCACGATCCATACGCTCCATGACGGGCAGCGACGAAATACCGATAATCGCCATGACAGCCCACGAGGGTCACCATGAAGTGCAGAAGTGCCTCCGGGCAGGCTGTACCGGATATCTCAGCAAGCCCGTAACACGCCAATCGATCATGAAGGCCCTGTCTGACCATCTAAGACCGGAGACCGTCTTGCATCGCAATCGGGTGCAGGAAGACTTTGAATCTGACGTGGTCGAGATCGATCCTGATATCGCTGAACTGGTGCCGGGATTTCTTAATAACCGAAAGGCAGATACTGAAAAGATCCGCAAACTGCTTGAGCAGGAGAACTTCGGAGAGATACGCGTCATCGGCCACAGCATGGCGGGCAGCGCCGGGGGATACGGCTTCCCCGAGATCGGAAAGATGGGAAAAGCCATAGAAGCAGCAGCGCTGACCTCCAGGACCGAAGACATCAGGAAGGCGAACAGCATGCTGGCGGGGTATCTGAGAACCGTTACGGTGGTGGAAAAAAAGAACTGA
- a CDS encoding response regulator, which translates to MTESAQSIKKILIVEDDADTLVLIQHFLKDSGHELLLSRRGDEAFEMTLSQQPDLAIIDGLIPGIHGFELCKKIKEEPRLKKKPKVILMSSVYKTQKYKFEVIEFKADAFMVKPFSKSDLLTKVSSLL; encoded by the coding sequence ATGACAGAATCAGCACAAAGCATAAAAAAGATACTTATCGTTGAGGATGACGCAGATACGCTCGTGCTGATCCAGCATTTTCTGAAGGATTCCGGTCATGAACTTCTTCTGTCACGGCGGGGAGATGAAGCGTTCGAAATGACGCTCAGCCAGCAGCCGGACCTCGCTATTATAGACGGTCTGATACCGGGCATCCATGGATTCGAGCTCTGTAAAAAGATCAAGGAAGAGCCGAGACTGAAGAAGAAGCCGAAGGTGATCCTCATGTCGAGTGTCTATAAGACCCAGAAATACAAGTTCGAGGTCATAGAATTCAAGGCTGATGCCTTTATGGTGAAACCCTTTTCGAAAAGCGACCTTTTGACGAAAGTGAGCAGTCTGCTTTAG
- a CDS encoding patatin-like phospholipase family protein gives MTISRTMIIVRLCLTAALCICLLLAACAPQEVKPQQKPARVALVLGAGASRGFAHIGVLKIIEANKIPVHMVIGTSAGSFVGSLYAYGFTSYQLQKMAHTLDKNEIIDLTVPDNGFVKGERLEEYVNAMVRNTPLEKMRIPFYAVAANIQNGQETVFSRGNTGTAVRASCSIPGIFRPVKIDGRMYVDGGVVSPVAVDAARRLGADIVIAVDISADIDALQPEGTVETILQSIGIMHAKISAIQLAKADVVIRPKVGRIGAADFEKRLDAVIEGEKAALDMLPQIQAIIARLRQEKRLD, from the coding sequence ATGACCATCAGCAGAACCATGATAATAGTCCGTCTCTGTCTGACAGCCGCACTTTGTATCTGCCTTCTCCTTGCTGCATGTGCCCCGCAGGAAGTCAAACCACAGCAGAAACCGGCGAGGGTGGCATTGGTGCTTGGAGCAGGCGCTTCACGCGGCTTCGCGCATATCGGTGTTCTCAAGATCATTGAGGCGAATAAGATCCCGGTCCATATGGTTATCGGCACCAGCGCAGGCAGCTTTGTCGGCAGTCTCTATGCATATGGATTTACGTCTTATCAACTCCAGAAGATGGCTCACACGCTGGACAAGAACGAGATCATTGACCTGACGGTCCCGGACAACGGCTTTGTAAAAGGCGAGCGGCTCGAAGAATACGTCAATGCCATGGTCAGAAACACACCGCTCGAAAAGATGCGAATCCCCTTTTATGCTGTTGCAGCCAATATTCAGAACGGACAGGAGACGGTATTTTCGCGGGGCAATACCGGCACTGCAGTAAGGGCGAGCTGTTCGATCCCCGGCATATTCAGACCGGTCAAAATAGACGGCAGGATGTATGTGGACGGCGGCGTTGTAAGCCCTGTTGCCGTTGATGCGGCGCGAAGACTGGGAGCTGACATCGTCATTGCTGTTGACATCTCGGCTGATATCGATGCGCTCCAGCCTGAAGGCACTGTCGAGACGATACTGCAGTCTATCGGGATCATGCATGCGAAGATCTCCGCCATACAGCTTGCAAAGGCAGACGTGGTCATACGGCCAAAGGTAGGCCGCATCGGCGCTGCAGACTTTGAGAAACGCCTCGATGCCGTGATCGAAGGGGAGAAAGCAGCCCTCGACATGCTGCCTCAGATCCAGGCCATCATTGCGCGGCTCAGGCAGGAGAAGAGGCTGGACTGA
- a CDS encoding DUF296 domain-containing protein: protein MNYQVGRPGRVIVVRFEDRDDILSNLVHIAKKENIRAAVVHLVGGMREGSIVVGPETDEFPPKPVWKKLGESHEVVGFGTIFWQDDEPKVHFHGAFGKKDMVKVGCLRADSETFLVLEAVITEIEGVTARRELDPVSAMVLLKL from the coding sequence ATGAACTATCAGGTCGGCAGGCCGGGCAGAGTAATTGTGGTTCGTTTCGAAGACAGGGACGATATTCTTTCAAATCTCGTGCATATTGCAAAAAAAGAGAATATCCGGGCAGCAGTAGTGCATCTTGTCGGCGGCATGCGTGAAGGCAGCATTGTGGTCGGGCCTGAAACTGATGAGTTCCCTCCGAAGCCTGTATGGAAGAAGCTCGGGGAAAGCCATGAGGTTGTCGGCTTCGGCACGATCTTCTGGCAGGATGACGAACCAAAGGTGCATTTCCATGGGGCATTCGGTAAAAAGGATATGGTCAAGGTCGGCTGCCTCAGGGCTGATTCAGAGACCTTCCTGGTCCTTGAGGCGGTTATTACCGAAATAGAGGGCGTGACCGCAAGGAGAGAGCTCGATCCGGTATCAGCAATGGTGCTGCTGAAACTCTGA
- a CDS encoding type II secretion system protein GspG — MYHRKLFGGRTFMKFGNEKGFTLIEVIVVAGIIAILAGILVPLIFKEIDESKITRASADVKSISAAMLVFKKDTGAWPLMDGGCAPNVTFLSGSGNLPADLAAMGYDTGVASSYDSHLSTDVGGCYTNWKGSYMAVVTKDPWGNSYVTNANAFAVSGQPVWIISAGPNGILETPTNSAAVADGIDDVGVRIK, encoded by the coding sequence ATGTATCATAGGAAATTATTTGGAGGGAGGACTTTTATGAAGTTCGGGAATGAAAAAGGTTTTACACTGATCGAAGTAATTGTTGTCGCAGGGATTATCGCCATACTCGCCGGAATCCTGGTGCCATTGATATTCAAGGAGATCGATGAGTCGAAAATTACAAGGGCTTCTGCTGATGTCAAGTCAATATCTGCTGCGATGCTCGTGTTCAAGAAGGATACCGGAGCCTGGCCTTTGATGGATGGAGGCTGTGCACCTAATGTTACTTTTCTGTCGGGATCAGGCAATCTTCCTGCAGACCTTGCTGCAATGGGCTATGATACCGGCGTTGCGAGTTCATACGATTCTCATTTATCTACTGATGTTGGTGGTTGTTATACGAACTGGAAGGGATCGTATATGGCAGTTGTGACTAAGGATCCCTGGGGAAACAGCTACGTGACAAATGCAAATGCTTTTGCAGTTTCCGGGCAGCCAGTCTGGATAATTTCGGCAGGGCCTAATGGCATCCTGGAAACGCCTACGAACAGCGCCGCTGTTGCCGATGGTATCGATGATGTTGGGGTCAGGATTAAATAA